One genomic window of Paenisporosarcina antarctica includes the following:
- the rpsT gene encoding 30S ribosomal protein S20: MPNIKSAIKRVKTNASANAQNSHTKSQMRTAVKKAETASLNNEENAKELLQTAIKQVDKAASKGLLHKNTAARKKAQLMKKA, encoded by the coding sequence ATGCCAAACATCAAATCTGCAATCAAACGTGTAAAAACGAATGCTTCTGCTAACGCACAAAACTCTCACACGAAGTCTCAAATGCGTACAGCGGTTAAGAAAGCTGAAACTGCTTCACTTAACAATGAAGAAAACGCAAAAGAACTTTTACAAACTGCTATCAAGCAAGTAGATAAAGCAGCTTCTAAAGGATTACTTCATAAAAACACAGCGGCTCGTAAAAAAGCTCAGTTAATGAAAAAGGCGTAA
- a CDS encoding DNA internalization-related competence protein ComEC/Rec2 encodes MLFFRKRLPKIFILSYVTIAIFFFIHAEVKLSIGDQEIKQDSVIQLTSIHSIKGSKLRGFAISEEKQKWYLTYTFVSENEKNMFQEQSLTRATFVLNGQVTEVPIPAHDYAFNMQTYLTSHGASGMLSVTSLEKISEPSGFLGWIANRRFQMKKHIEVHFPLSLQPEAKALLLGLRDDVDQQQTRAYQILGITHLFAISGLHVAFLTYIFYQSMLRLSIRKEVAIWCLLICLPIYAILVGGAPSVWRAVGVVEILLLSKQMNKRLSIEDAFALSILFSIFIQPGVLLQIGFQLSYAAAASLLYSSPFLKKQISVFKQSFWITFLCQIGVAPILLFHFYEISLSSFIVNLFFVPLFSVVILPINLLLFLVSFILPYLSDLIFLLYEPLRLTLTTFILKIAAIPHQLWNPGKLSNWQVVIAYLGVVSTFFVLEIQYPLKKMALTLGLPIVLIQATPYFDSSIEVTFLSVGQGDATLIELPHQKGVILIDSGGLLRFGQEAWKQTDDPFEIGREVVVPFLKGRGIHYIDKFIWTHADSDHIEGAEEILEEIRVGEIHVTPAATSESALQQAVQTAMLQKITIKEKFAGDSFQLGGTQFMYVSPQDKEYKGNDDSLVLYIKHELFTVLLTGDLEKDGEEELLNAYSGLQNVALLKGGHHGSKTSSTLPFIKKLNPKITVFSVGKNNRYGHPHVEVVNRFKENQMPTLTTADMGSIHVRYNNKEMTIRATSNKGIIKRDLSQ; translated from the coding sequence TTGCTATTTTTTCGAAAACGCTTACCGAAAATATTTATATTAAGTTATGTCACTATAGCCATTTTTTTCTTTATCCATGCCGAAGTGAAATTGTCTATTGGTGATCAAGAAATCAAACAAGATAGCGTTATTCAACTAACATCTATTCATAGCATAAAAGGCTCTAAATTACGTGGTTTTGCCATTTCTGAAGAAAAGCAGAAGTGGTATCTCACATATACTTTTGTATCAGAAAATGAGAAGAACATGTTTCAAGAACAATCATTGACACGTGCAACGTTTGTATTGAATGGACAAGTGACAGAAGTACCGATACCTGCTCATGACTATGCGTTTAATATGCAAACCTATTTAACGAGCCACGGAGCATCTGGGATGTTGTCTGTCACTTCATTAGAAAAAATCTCAGAGCCAAGTGGTTTTTTGGGTTGGATTGCAAATCGACGTTTTCAAATGAAAAAGCATATTGAAGTCCACTTTCCACTTTCCCTTCAACCTGAAGCGAAAGCCTTATTGCTCGGATTACGAGATGACGTGGACCAACAACAAACACGTGCCTATCAAATACTTGGTATTACCCATTTGTTTGCCATTTCGGGGTTACATGTAGCATTCTTAACCTATATTTTTTATCAGTCGATGTTAAGACTATCAATTAGAAAAGAAGTTGCAATTTGGTGTTTGTTAATCTGTTTACCTATTTACGCAATTTTAGTAGGTGGAGCGCCTTCAGTATGGCGTGCTGTAGGGGTTGTAGAAATACTGTTACTTTCAAAGCAAATGAATAAACGACTGTCGATTGAAGATGCCTTTGCTCTAAGCATACTGTTTTCTATATTTATTCAACCGGGTGTGTTATTGCAAATTGGTTTCCAATTATCTTATGCAGCGGCTGCGTCCTTGCTTTATTCTTCTCCTTTTTTAAAGAAGCAAATAAGTGTCTTCAAACAATCATTTTGGATTACATTTCTTTGTCAAATCGGGGTAGCCCCCATACTTCTATTTCACTTTTATGAGATTTCGTTATCCTCTTTTATTGTTAATTTATTTTTTGTCCCTCTTTTTTCAGTTGTTATTTTACCCATCAATTTACTATTATTTCTAGTGTCGTTTATACTACCTTACTTATCAGATCTAATTTTTCTCTTATATGAACCACTACGTTTAACTCTAACGACGTTTATTTTGAAAATAGCTGCTATTCCGCATCAATTGTGGAATCCAGGCAAACTTTCCAACTGGCAAGTTGTGATCGCATACTTAGGTGTGGTGAGTACTTTTTTTGTTTTAGAAATTCAATATCCACTGAAAAAAATGGCGTTGACACTAGGACTTCCTATCGTATTAATTCAAGCAACACCGTATTTCGATTCATCCATCGAAGTGACATTTTTATCTGTAGGTCAAGGAGATGCTACGCTTATTGAACTCCCTCATCAAAAAGGGGTAATTCTTATTGACTCAGGAGGTTTATTACGATTTGGTCAAGAAGCTTGGAAACAAACAGACGACCCATTTGAAATTGGGCGAGAAGTGGTTGTACCTTTTCTAAAAGGGCGGGGCATTCACTACATTGATAAATTTATTTGGACGCATGCAGATAGTGACCATATAGAAGGTGCAGAAGAAATTTTAGAAGAAATAAGAGTGGGAGAAATCCATGTGACACCTGCCGCTACTTCCGAATCAGCTTTGCAACAAGCCGTTCAAACAGCTATGCTCCAAAAGATTACAATCAAAGAAAAATTTGCAGGGGATAGCTTTCAATTGGGAGGTACGCAATTTATGTATGTTTCTCCACAAGATAAAGAGTATAAAGGAAACGACGATTCCCTAGTTTTATATATCAAACATGAACTGTTTACGGTTTTGTTGACAGGAGACTTAGAAAAAGATGGGGAAGAAGAATTGTTAAATGCGTATTCAGGCTTACAAAATGTCGCTTTACTAAAAGGTGGGCACCATGGAAGCAAAACTTCCAGTACTTTGCCATTTATTAAAAAACTTAATCCTAAAATAACTGTTTTTTCAGTGGGGAAAAACAATCGTTATGGGCATCCCCATGTTGAAGTAGTTAATAGATTTAAGGAAAATCAAATGCCGACACTAACAACGGCAGATATGGGCTCAATCCATGTCCGTTATAATAATAAGGAAATGACCATACGTGCGACTTCAAATAAGGGCATAATAAAAAGAGACCTATCACAATGA
- the gpr gene encoding GPR endopeptidase has product MSKRNLMRTDLIDEANEVVQHRTKKEKDTLYDTPGIQMNEDRNGRVIITHIETDASGAESIGKKEGTYITLSVPTLTVEDEDGFKQLEQQLISSLNDIHQLLKLSKESTIAVIGLGNKTITPDAIGPLAIDLFHEEMFSLSFEPGKVVFFAPGVTGQTGLETFEFVKAIAEHVKPDLILVIDALAARNQDRLCKTVQITNTGIHPGSGVGNMRNEISFESLGVPVTAIGVPMVVDAPVLVVEAIETVFKVISSQIGETTKASSALSVGSWLRSTDAPINIEAIKPIFGEWTSWSSDEIRALLQEVLPPHHQQLFVTPKETDSWVKRHAELIQSGVLSWLQDDVFSSTSP; this is encoded by the coding sequence ATGAGTAAACGGAATTTAATGCGTACTGATTTGATAGACGAAGCGAACGAAGTAGTTCAACATCGAACTAAAAAAGAGAAAGATACCCTATATGATACGCCAGGCATTCAAATGAACGAAGATCGTAATGGGCGCGTGATTATTACGCATATTGAAACAGATGCAAGTGGAGCTGAATCCATAGGCAAAAAGGAAGGGACATATATTACGTTATCCGTCCCCACATTAACAGTTGAAGATGAAGACGGATTTAAACAACTCGAACAACAACTTATTTCATCGTTGAATGATATTCATCAACTTCTGAAACTTTCAAAGGAATCAACAATTGCTGTGATCGGTTTAGGGAATAAAACGATTACTCCAGATGCAATTGGGCCATTAGCTATTGATCTGTTCCATGAAGAAATGTTCTCTTTATCTTTTGAACCTGGTAAAGTCGTATTTTTTGCACCTGGTGTAACTGGACAAACAGGACTAGAAACATTTGAATTTGTGAAAGCGATTGCTGAACATGTAAAACCAGATTTAATCCTGGTTATCGATGCGTTAGCAGCTCGTAATCAAGACCGATTATGTAAAACAGTTCAAATAACAAATACCGGAATTCATCCAGGTTCAGGCGTAGGGAATATGCGCAATGAAATTTCTTTTGAATCATTAGGAGTTCCAGTAACTGCAATTGGTGTACCTATGGTGGTGGATGCCCCAGTACTTGTTGTGGAGGCGATTGAGACTGTGTTTAAAGTTATTTCGAGTCAGATAGGAGAAACCACGAAAGCATCTTCTGCGCTATCTGTGGGATCTTGGTTGAGAAGTACAGACGCGCCAATTAACATTGAAGCGATTAAGCCAATTTTTGGGGAATGGACTTCCTGGTCTTCTGATGAGATACGTGCGCTCCTGCAAGAAGTTTTACCGCCTCATCATCAACAATTATTTGTAACACCTAAAGAAACAGATTCTTGGGTGAAGAGACATGCTGAATTGATACAATCAGGTGTGTTGTCCTGGTTACAAGACGATGTTTTTAGTTCTACCTCGCCCTAA
- a CDS encoding ComE operon protein 2, which translates to MERITWDQFFLAQSHLLALRSTCTRLAVGATIVRDKRIMAGGYNGSISGGDHCIDQGCYVVDHHCVRTIHAEMNALLQCSKYGISTNEADLYVTHFPCLPCTKSIIQAGIRRLYYAKDYKNNEYAIQLFKQASVEVVHVPFDERKIDFLSDKKITLYLEMLQKLRENGVSAEELASYEAQVNELFGKTIGTNV; encoded by the coding sequence ATGGAGCGAATAACATGGGATCAATTCTTCTTGGCACAAAGCCATTTACTAGCATTGAGGAGCACGTGTACAAGATTAGCGGTAGGTGCGACAATCGTTCGTGATAAACGAATCATGGCAGGCGGTTACAATGGTTCCATCTCAGGAGGAGACCATTGTATTGATCAAGGATGCTATGTAGTAGATCATCATTGTGTCCGTACGATTCATGCTGAAATGAATGCCTTACTTCAATGCTCAAAATATGGCATTTCAACGAATGAAGCAGATTTATATGTGACTCATTTTCCTTGTTTACCATGCACAAAATCAATTATTCAAGCAGGAATTCGACGTTTATATTACGCGAAGGATTATAAAAACAATGAATATGCGATTCAATTGTTCAAGCAAGCAAGTGTAGAGGTTGTCCATGTGCCTTTTGATGAACGAAAAATCGATTTCCTAAGTGATAAAAAAATAACTTTGTACTTAGAAATGCTTCAAAAATTAAGAGAGAATGGAGTTTCTGCTGAAGAATTGGCTTCATATGAAGCGCAGGTGAATGAATTATTTGGCAAAACTATTGGAACCAACGTCTAA
- a CDS encoding YqzM family protein, whose amino-acid sequence MHEFEKNVQSTRNDAIDSGVAFVVSFVFFAVIFTIPTVIDFITR is encoded by the coding sequence ATGCACGAATTTGAAAAGAATGTCCAATCCACACGTAACGATGCGATTGACTCGGGTGTTGCTTTCGTAGTATCATTTGTTTTCTTTGCAGTGATATTTACCATTCCGACGGTAATTGACTTCATTACAAGATAA
- the holA gene encoding DNA polymerase III subunit delta, which translates to MFSSTWKKIQQGDFSPIYLLVGTEHYFFDETIRRMKESLNQNGETDVLLFDLDEVPVQHVIEEADTIPFFTERKLIIAKNASFLKATEKGKEKIDHDLKKFESWVQNPSETAITIFIAPYEKLDERKKVTKLMKEKSLLLVAKPLEGNDLVVWVKSIVAREKKTMTSEAITRLIETVGQDLVQLQSEIHKMATYIGEGLEITKDDVELLMTRTLEQDAFQLLNAYLRGDTTTALTVYHDLLRQKQEPIMLTALLASQIRLLSNVKYLQKKGYHAQAIAKQLKVNPYRVKLIVESRQQVKEQRLLQVLHRLASADYQLKTSSGRRERILELFLMNRL; encoded by the coding sequence ATGTTTTCAAGTACTTGGAAAAAGATTCAACAAGGTGATTTTAGTCCGATTTATCTACTTGTCGGCACAGAGCATTACTTTTTCGACGAAACAATTCGTCGCATGAAAGAATCACTTAATCAAAATGGAGAAACGGATGTATTACTTTTTGATTTAGATGAAGTGCCCGTGCAACACGTAATTGAAGAAGCAGATACGATTCCATTTTTTACAGAACGAAAATTAATCATCGCTAAAAATGCCTCTTTTTTAAAAGCAACTGAAAAAGGAAAAGAGAAAATAGATCACGATTTAAAGAAGTTTGAAAGTTGGGTTCAGAATCCTTCTGAAACTGCGATTACTATTTTTATTGCACCTTATGAAAAACTAGACGAACGTAAAAAAGTAACAAAGTTGATGAAAGAAAAATCTCTTTTATTAGTAGCAAAACCGCTCGAAGGAAATGATTTAGTAGTATGGGTTAAATCCATAGTAGCGCGCGAGAAAAAAACGATGACGAGTGAAGCGATTACACGATTAATTGAAACAGTTGGACAAGACTTAGTTCAATTGCAATCAGAAATACATAAGATGGCAACTTATATTGGAGAAGGCCTAGAAATCACTAAGGACGACGTAGAGCTGCTGATGACACGAACATTAGAGCAGGATGCATTCCAGCTACTCAATGCGTATTTGCGTGGGGATACTACAACCGCCTTGACGGTCTACCACGATTTGTTGCGGCAAAAACAAGAACCGATTATGTTAACTGCATTGCTAGCTTCTCAAATACGTTTACTATCTAATGTAAAATACTTGCAAAAAAAAGGGTACCACGCACAAGCCATTGCGAAACAACTAAAAGTGAATCCATACCGAGTGAAATTAATTGTCGAAAGTAGACAACAAGTTAAAGAACAACGTTTGTTGCAAGTTTTACATAGACTTGCAAGTGCAGACTATCAATTAAAAACGAGTAGTGGCAGACGGGAACGTATTTTAGAATTATTTTTAATGAATCGATTGTGA
- the spoIIP gene encoding stage II sporulation protein P produces the protein MRKTLQKVLSFYLFLFLLPILMIKLPMLAFGTNVTQQVEKSPIAYAANVVTKEVTKEVTTETKEDPFDILLYFTHSHEAFNPIVEKSSGLKAVNYHPSTNIMNVSALLTQHFQLNGASVDVLPYDNMKEMKVSGHKFHEAYTTMRPVLKKQLESKKYDVIIDLHRDSLKRERTTIVSNGTSYAQIILVVGAEHKNYKLNEAFSKAVSKEMNGMVPSISKGVLAKTHDTGNGIYNQDLSDRSLLVELGGIENTEEEINRTIAILSKAISVVFENSKGN, from the coding sequence ATGCGCAAAACATTGCAGAAGGTCTTGAGTTTCTATCTATTTTTATTTTTACTCCCTATTTTGATGATTAAACTCCCTATGCTAGCTTTTGGAACTAATGTCACACAACAAGTTGAGAAAAGCCCGATAGCATATGCGGCTAATGTAGTAACAAAGGAAGTTACAAAAGAAGTAACTACGGAAACAAAAGAAGATCCATTTGACATTTTATTATATTTCACGCATTCACATGAAGCGTTTAATCCGATTGTTGAAAAGTCATCTGGTTTAAAAGCGGTTAATTATCATCCTTCTACGAACATAATGAATGTTAGCGCACTTCTCACTCAACATTTTCAATTAAACGGTGCTTCTGTAGACGTATTACCATATGACAATATGAAAGAAATGAAAGTATCAGGACATAAGTTTCATGAAGCGTATACTACTATGCGACCGGTATTAAAAAAACAGTTGGAATCAAAAAAATACGATGTAATTATTGATTTGCATCGGGATTCACTTAAGCGTGAAAGAACAACAATTGTATCAAATGGAACGTCGTACGCACAAATTATTCTTGTAGTAGGGGCCGAACATAAAAACTATAAATTAAATGAAGCATTTTCCAAAGCGGTCTCCAAGGAAATGAACGGAATGGTACCATCCATTTCCAAGGGCGTTCTTGCAAAAACTCACGATACTGGGAATGGCATTTATAATCAAGATTTATCAGATCGGTCATTATTAGTAGAATTAGGTGGTATTGAAAATACAGAAGAAGAAATAAATCGGACCATTGCCATACTATCGAAGGCAATTTCTGTTGTTTTTGAAAATTCTAAAGGTAACTAA
- a CDS encoding helix-hairpin-helix domain-containing protein translates to MAILLFQPFSHKPDPPLAGTLETIQNPIPSTIPNEKHPETSPVSIKENESVVVDVKGQVHKPGMYTLPMGSRVLDALQIAGGILPTAEDKELNFAAKLVDEMVIYVPFIGEIDVPTTVVTKPGTTTESQSTIININTADETTLTTLSGIGPSKANAIVTYRDEKGLFQSIDELKKVTGIGDLTFEKLKDFISVE, encoded by the coding sequence TTGGCTATTTTATTATTTCAACCCTTTTCCCACAAACCGGACCCCCCACTTGCCGGTACGCTTGAAACCATCCAAAACCCTATCCCAAGTACAATCCCAAATGAGAAACATCCTGAAACAAGTCCAGTCAGTATTAAAGAAAATGAATCTGTTGTCGTTGATGTAAAAGGACAAGTCCATAAACCTGGTATGTATACATTACCAATGGGCAGTCGTGTACTTGACGCACTCCAAATTGCAGGAGGGATACTTCCAACTGCAGAAGACAAAGAGTTGAATTTTGCTGCGAAGTTAGTTGATGAGATGGTGATTTATGTGCCGTTCATTGGAGAAATTGATGTACCTACGACAGTTGTTACAAAGCCAGGTACGACGACGGAATCACAATCCACAATCATCAACATCAATACGGCGGATGAAACGACATTAACGACGCTTTCTGGTATTGGTCCGTCTAAGGCAAACGCTATTGTTACTTACCGTGATGAAAAGGGACTTTTTCAATCCATCGATGAACTAAAAAAAGTAACGGGTATTGGTGATTTAACATTTGAAAAATTAAAAGACTTTATTTCGGTTGAATAA
- the lepA gene encoding translation elongation factor 4, giving the protein MNREERIKRQQNIRNFSIIAHIDHGKSTLADRILEQTKALTSREMKAQLLDSMDLERERGITIKLNAVQLNYRAKDGEDYTFHLIDTPGHVDFTYEVSRSLAACEGAILVVDAAQGIEAQTLANVYLALDNDLEILPVINKIDLPAADPERVRAEIEEVIGLDASEAVLASAKAGIGIEELLEQIVEKVPAPTGDPEAPLKALIFDSLYDPYRGVVAYIRVMEGTVRPGDKILMMATGKEFEVVEAGVFTPKATLRDELTVGDVGFLTAAIKNVGDTRVGDTITSAATPATESLPGYRRLNPMVYCGLYPIDTARYNDLRDALEKLELNDAALQFEPESSQALGFGYRCGFLGLLHMEIIQERLEREFNIDLITTAPSVIYDVHMTDGEIKKVDNPAMMPESQKIDRIEEPYVKATIMVPNDFVGTVMELCQKKRGNFMNMDYIDKTRVSIIYEVPLSEVVYDFFDQLKSGTKGYASFDYELIGYKPSKLVKIDILLNAEQVDALSFIVHNDFAYERGKIIVEKLKKLIPRQQFEVPIQAAIGQKIVARSTISAIRKNVLAKCYGGDISRKRKLLDKQKEGKKRMKQVGSVEVPQEAFMAVLKMDED; this is encoded by the coding sequence ATGAATCGAGAAGAACGTATTAAACGTCAACAAAATATTCGAAACTTTTCTATTATCGCCCATATCGATCACGGCAAATCAACATTAGCCGATCGGATTTTAGAACAAACAAAAGCATTGACATCTAGAGAAATGAAAGCCCAACTTCTTGATTCAATGGATTTAGAACGTGAACGTGGAATTACCATTAAGTTAAACGCTGTACAATTGAACTATCGTGCAAAAGATGGGGAAGATTATACGTTCCATTTAATTGATACTCCTGGACACGTCGATTTCACATATGAAGTTTCTAGAAGTTTAGCTGCATGTGAAGGGGCAATTCTAGTTGTAGATGCTGCGCAAGGTATTGAGGCACAAACATTGGCAAATGTTTATTTAGCTTTAGATAACGATTTAGAAATTTTGCCGGTCATTAATAAAATTGATTTACCTGCTGCTGATCCAGAGCGTGTTCGTGCTGAAATAGAAGAAGTGATTGGTTTAGATGCCTCGGAGGCTGTACTAGCTTCTGCAAAAGCAGGTATCGGAATTGAAGAATTACTTGAACAAATTGTCGAAAAAGTCCCTGCTCCAACGGGCGATCCAGAGGCACCTTTAAAAGCACTTATTTTTGATTCGCTTTACGACCCTTATCGAGGTGTAGTCGCGTATATTCGTGTAATGGAAGGGACTGTTCGTCCAGGGGATAAAATTCTCATGATGGCGACAGGTAAAGAATTTGAAGTAGTCGAAGCAGGTGTATTTACACCTAAAGCAACACTTCGTGACGAATTAACTGTTGGGGACGTTGGTTTCCTAACGGCAGCAATTAAAAACGTTGGGGATACACGTGTTGGTGATACCATCACTAGTGCGGCGACACCGGCAACTGAATCTCTACCAGGGTATCGACGCTTAAATCCAATGGTTTACTGTGGTTTGTATCCAATTGATACAGCAAGATACAATGATTTGCGTGATGCACTTGAGAAACTTGAGTTAAATGATGCAGCTCTTCAATTTGAACCTGAATCTTCTCAAGCTCTTGGTTTTGGATATCGTTGTGGATTCTTAGGACTACTTCACATGGAAATTATTCAAGAACGCCTTGAGCGTGAATTTAACATTGACTTAATTACTACTGCTCCAAGTGTAATCTATGATGTTCATATGACAGATGGAGAAATTAAAAAAGTGGACAACCCCGCAATGATGCCAGAGTCACAAAAAATCGATAGAATTGAAGAGCCTTATGTAAAAGCGACAATTATGGTGCCAAACGATTTTGTAGGTACGGTAATGGAACTGTGTCAAAAGAAACGTGGGAATTTCATGAACATGGATTATATCGATAAAACTCGGGTGAGTATTATTTATGAAGTTCCACTTTCTGAAGTAGTATATGATTTCTTTGATCAATTAAAATCAGGGACAAAAGGTTATGCTTCATTCGATTACGAATTAATTGGGTATAAACCGTCTAAACTTGTGAAAATTGATATTTTATTAAATGCAGAACAAGTTGATGCTTTAAGCTTTATCGTGCATAATGACTTTGCTTATGAACGCGGTAAAATTATTGTTGAGAAGTTAAAGAAATTAATCCCAAGACAACAATTTGAAGTGCCAATTCAGGCAGCTATTGGACAAAAAATTGTCGCTCGTTCGACAATAAGTGCCATTCGTAAAAATGTTCTTGCTAAATGTTACGGTGGAGATATTTCGCGTAAACGAAAACTTCTAGATAAACAAAAAGAAGGTAAAAAACGTATGAAGCAAGTAGGGTCCGTAGAAGTTCCTCAAGAAGCATTTATGGCTGTACTGAAGATGGATGAAGATTGA
- the hemW gene encoding radical SAM family heme chaperone HemW produces MIKGVYIHIPFCHQICHYCDFNKVFFKNQPVDAYIETLGLEMKMFVERNRDQLHIETIFLGGGTPTALSATQLQRLFVLIKQYIPQDFLQEFTTEANPDELTHDKLVVMKNNGINRLSIGVQSFNEDILSRLGRTHSNQHVYKTIQMAKDIGFTNISIDLMYGLPGQTMEQWKDTLEKALELDLLHYSAYSLIVEPKTVFYNLMTKGKLILPGEDLEADMYEVLMNEMESKGINQYEISNFAKPDFHSKHNNLYWDNVSYAGFGAGAHGYANGIRYANIGPIKKYMDAIESGDFPVNSTHEVTANERMEEEMFLGLRKVSGVNKHHFEEKFGVSMEEVYGQALSKHISRGSIVIKSDTVALTRKGRFIGNEIFQSFLME; encoded by the coding sequence ATGATTAAAGGAGTCTACATTCACATTCCTTTTTGTCATCAAATTTGTCATTACTGCGATTTCAATAAAGTTTTCTTTAAAAATCAACCAGTAGACGCATATATTGAAACGCTAGGTTTAGAAATGAAGATGTTTGTTGAACGAAATCGAGATCAATTACATATTGAAACAATTTTTCTTGGCGGGGGAACACCTACTGCTCTTAGCGCTACACAATTACAACGTTTATTTGTACTTATTAAGCAATACATTCCACAAGATTTCTTACAAGAATTCACTACTGAAGCAAATCCAGATGAATTGACACATGATAAATTGGTGGTAATGAAAAACAATGGAATTAACCGCTTGAGTATAGGAGTACAAAGTTTCAATGAGGACATATTAAGTCGACTAGGACGCACACATTCAAACCAACATGTATACAAAACCATTCAAATGGCAAAAGACATTGGCTTTACGAATATCAGCATTGATTTAATGTATGGTCTGCCTGGGCAAACCATGGAACAGTGGAAAGATACATTAGAAAAGGCTCTGGAACTTGATTTGCTACATTATTCTGCATACTCATTGATTGTTGAGCCGAAAACGGTGTTTTATAACTTGATGACGAAAGGTAAGTTGATCTTGCCGGGTGAAGATTTAGAGGCTGACATGTATGAAGTATTAATGAATGAGATGGAATCTAAGGGTATTAATCAATATGAAATTAGTAATTTTGCTAAACCTGATTTCCATTCAAAACATAATAACTTATACTGGGACAACGTGTCATATGCTGGCTTTGGTGCAGGTGCACACGGCTACGCTAATGGAATTCGTTATGCAAACATTGGTCCAATAAAAAAGTACATGGATGCAATAGAATCGGGAGATTTCCCTGTGAATTCAACTCATGAAGTGACAGCAAATGAACGTATGGAAGAAGAAATGTTTTTAGGTTTGAGAAAAGTGTCAGGAGTTAATAAACATCATTTTGAAGAAAAATTCGGTGTTTCCATGGAAGAAGTATACGGTCAAGCACTTTCCAAACATATTTCCAGGGGTTCCATCGTCATAAAAAGTGATACGGTCGCTTTGACAAGAAAAGGAAGATTTATAGGAAATGAAATTTTTCAATCCTTTTTGATGGAATAA